One Hyphomicrobium sp. CS1GBMeth3 DNA window includes the following coding sequences:
- the atzF gene encoding allophanate hydrolase: MTTRLATQSLDIAALTDGYASGKFTPTDIIEEVYRRISETGERPVWISLVPKEAALAKARTAHGPLAGIPFAIKDNVDVAGIPTTCACPDFTYVPERSATVVEQLEAAGAIAIGKTNLDQFATGLVGTRSPYGIPASVFDPEYVSGGSSSGSAVAVGAGLVSFALGTDTAGSGRVPAAFNNIVGLKPTKGLISARGVVPACRTQDTVSIFALTVADAARAAASAAGYDSDEPYSRKPPRPFAVERTPAKLRIGVPATGLEFFGDKEAERLYRLSVEHAANIAAEIVAFDLTPFRKAASLLYQGPWVAERLAAIRAFAEDKPGSLHEVVGQIILGAEKISAADAFEGLYALAGLTREAEAQWEAMDVMLLPTAPTTYKISEVLADPIRLNSNLGLYTNFVNLMDLSALAVPAGFRDNGLPFGVTLIGPAFADGWLATIGDALHRQLSELRLGATGATLKATPPVSSASAGGRISVAVVGAHLSGQPLNVQLRERNARLVATTRTAAGYSFYALAGTTPAKPGLVFDGQGAGNIEVEIWEMDEAAFGSFVALIPPPLGIGTLTLADGGQVKGFLCEPHGLADATDITAFGGWRSWLSR, from the coding sequence GTGACCACGCGTCTTGCCACACAATCCCTCGACATCGCAGCGCTCACCGATGGATACGCCTCAGGAAAGTTCACGCCCACCGACATCATCGAAGAAGTGTATCGGCGCATATCCGAAACAGGGGAGCGACCGGTCTGGATCTCGCTGGTGCCGAAAGAAGCGGCCCTTGCAAAAGCCCGCACTGCGCACGGCCCGCTCGCCGGCATCCCGTTCGCCATCAAGGATAACGTCGATGTCGCAGGCATTCCAACGACGTGCGCGTGTCCCGACTTCACCTACGTACCCGAGCGCTCCGCAACCGTCGTGGAGCAGCTCGAAGCCGCCGGCGCCATCGCCATCGGCAAGACCAACCTCGATCAGTTCGCGACCGGCCTCGTCGGCACGCGCTCGCCCTACGGCATCCCTGCGAGCGTCTTCGACCCGGAGTACGTCTCCGGCGGCTCGAGCTCCGGCTCAGCCGTCGCTGTCGGCGCCGGCCTCGTCTCCTTCGCGCTCGGAACCGATACTGCCGGATCAGGCCGTGTGCCCGCCGCGTTCAACAACATCGTCGGCCTGAAGCCCACCAAGGGGCTGATCAGCGCGCGGGGTGTCGTTCCGGCCTGCCGCACGCAGGATACGGTCTCGATCTTCGCACTGACCGTCGCCGATGCCGCTCGAGCCGCAGCAAGCGCGGCAGGCTACGATTCCGACGAGCCCTATTCGCGGAAACCACCGCGCCCCTTCGCCGTCGAGCGCACGCCGGCCAAGCTGCGTATCGGCGTCCCCGCGACAGGTCTCGAATTCTTCGGCGACAAAGAAGCCGAACGCCTCTACCGCCTCAGCGTCGAGCACGCCGCAAACATCGCAGCCGAGATCGTCGCCTTCGATCTGACACCATTCCGGAAAGCGGCAAGCCTGCTCTACCAGGGACCTTGGGTCGCCGAGAGGCTTGCAGCCATTCGCGCCTTTGCCGAAGACAAGCCCGGCTCCCTGCATGAGGTCGTCGGCCAGATCATCCTTGGCGCCGAAAAAATCTCGGCAGCCGATGCATTCGAGGGCCTTTACGCTCTAGCCGGCTTGACGCGCGAAGCCGAAGCCCAGTGGGAGGCCATGGATGTCATGCTGCTCCCGACGGCGCCGACCACCTACAAGATCAGCGAAGTCCTGGCCGACCCCATTCGCCTCAACTCGAACCTCGGCCTCTACACGAACTTCGTCAACCTGATGGATCTCTCCGCGCTCGCCGTTCCCGCGGGCTTTCGCGACAACGGATTGCCATTCGGCGTCACATTGATCGGCCCCGCTTTTGCCGACGGATGGCTGGCAACGATCGGCGACGCCCTGCACCGCCAATTGTCGGAGCTACGGCTCGGCGCCACAGGGGCCACGCTCAAAGCAACGCCGCCGGTCAGCTCCGCATCCGCCGGAGGCCGCATCTCGGTGGCAGTCGTCGGCGCGCATCTCTCGGGCCAGCCATTGAACGTGCAGCTCCGGGAGCGCAACGCACGGCTCGTCGCCACCACGCGCACGGCGGCGGGATATAGCTTCTATGCGCTCGCAGGCACCACGCCCGCCAAGCCCGGCCTCGTCTTCGATGGACAAGGCGCCGGCAACATCGAGGTCGAGATCTGGGAGATGGACGAAGCCGCCTTCGGCTCGTTCGTCGCGCTTATCCCGCCGCCGCTCGGCATCGGCACCCTCACGCTGGCAGACGGCGGGCAGGTCAAAGGCTTCCTGTGCGAGCCGCACGGACTGGCTGACGCCACGGACATCACCGCCTTCGGCGGCTGGCGCTCTTGGCTCAGCCGTTAG
- a CDS encoding response regulator transcription factor, with the protein MRILVVEDEPAIAASVSAALAASGYQTRVATDGEEAWFLGDTEDFDLVVLDLGLPKMDGLAVLKRWRAAGHLMPVLILTARGAWPERVEGIDAGADDYLAKPFQIEELMARVRALIRRAAGQASPVLTAGPISVDTRQMRVTVDGINIAVSPLEYRLVAYLLHHAGRVIPPGELIEHLYGDDDARDANALEAIITRLRKKLGPNVVETRRGFGYLIPTGPE; encoded by the coding sequence ATGCGCATTCTCGTCGTCGAGGATGAGCCGGCGATTGCGGCCTCGGTCTCTGCCGCGCTCGCAGCGTCCGGCTATCAAACCCGCGTCGCAACCGACGGCGAGGAAGCCTGGTTCCTCGGCGACACCGAGGATTTCGATCTCGTCGTGCTCGACCTCGGTCTGCCGAAGATGGACGGCCTAGCGGTTCTGAAACGCTGGCGTGCCGCCGGCCACCTGATGCCGGTCCTGATATTGACCGCACGCGGCGCTTGGCCGGAGCGCGTGGAAGGCATCGACGCCGGCGCCGACGACTACCTCGCCAAGCCCTTCCAGATCGAGGAGCTGATGGCCCGCGTGCGCGCCCTGATCCGCCGCGCGGCCGGGCAGGCCTCGCCCGTCCTCACGGCAGGCCCCATCTCCGTCGATACGCGACAGATGCGAGTGACGGTCGACGGCATCAACATTGCCGTCTCTCCGCTCGAATACCGCCTCGTCGCCTACCTGCTGCACCACGCGGGACGCGTGATCCCGCCCGGGGAGCTGATCGAGCACCTCTACGGCGACGACGACGCACGCGATGCCAACGCGCTCGAAGCTATCATCACGCGCCTGCGCAAGAAACTCGGCCCCAATGTCGTCGAGACCCGCCGCGGCTTCGGCTACCTGATCCCGACAGGCCCCGAATGA
- a CDS encoding plasmid stabilization protein, which translates to MPRGEKSKYTAKQERKADHIAEGYEKRGVGKKEAERRAWATVNKDDAGGKAPGGSGRGKRTGRPAAHKGGRLGGRASASRPAAARSASARKTAATRRRRGS; encoded by the coding sequence ATGCCGCGAGGAGAAAAGAGCAAATACACGGCCAAGCAGGAGCGCAAAGCCGATCACATCGCCGAAGGCTACGAGAAGCGGGGCGTGGGCAAGAAGGAGGCCGAGCGCAGGGCCTGGGCGACAGTCAACAAGGACGACGCCGGTGGCAAGGCTCCAGGCGGGTCGGGGCGCGGCAAGCGCACCGGCCGACCGGCAGCCCACAAGGGCGGCAGGCTCGGCGGCCGGGCATCGGCGTCGCGGCCAGCAGCCGCACGCTCCGCCTCGGCTCGCAAGACCGCAGCCACGCGCAGACGGCGCGGATCGTAG
- a CDS encoding PepSY domain-containing protein, with translation MKKLLAATALSLAVATPALACDDYGPLNVPRDQWLSIPDVIKKLEGQGYKIHEIEVDDGAYEFEGTTDGGVRVEACAHPATGEILKGR, from the coding sequence ATGAAGAAACTGCTCGCTGCTACGGCGCTCTCGCTTGCTGTGGCCACGCCCGCCCTGGCCTGTGACGATTACGGCCCTCTCAATGTGCCGCGCGACCAGTGGCTGTCGATCCCCGACGTCATCAAGAAGCTCGAGGGGCAGGGTTACAAGATCCACGAGATCGAGGTTGACGATGGGGCCTATGAATTCGAGGGAACGACAGACGGGGGCGTGCGGGTCGAGGCTTGCGCTCACCCCGCTACAGGAGAGATTTTGAAGGGTCGCTAA
- a CDS encoding phosphoserine transaminase: MTMPQKPTRRPANPRFSSGPCSKRPGWTPDALAEAFLGRSHRSKEGKARLKEAIVRTRAMLGVPGNFYVGIMPGSDTGAFEAALWSLLGARGVDVLAWESFGKGWVTDIVKHLKLDDVRVLEADYGALPDLDLVDFTRDVVFTWNGTTSGVRVPDGNWIPDDREGLTLVDATSAIFAQPLDWAKTDVVTYSWQKVLGGEGAHGVLILSPRAVARLESYMPAWPLPKLFRLVKKGNLDAAIFEGETINTPSMLCVEDYLDALAWAESVGGLSGLMARADANAGVLFDWIERTPWVENLAVDPATRSNTSVCLKVVDPDVLALPADAQAAFVKVLVARLDAEGVAFDIGSYRDAPAGLRVWTGATVEATDLDALTPWLDWAFAAGKAELGSQR, encoded by the coding sequence ATGACGATGCCTCAAAAGCCCACGCGCCGGCCCGCCAATCCACGCTTCTCGTCGGGACCCTGCTCGAAGCGGCCGGGATGGACGCCGGATGCGCTCGCGGAGGCGTTTCTCGGTCGCTCGCACCGCTCGAAAGAGGGAAAGGCGCGGCTCAAGGAGGCGATCGTGCGCACGCGCGCGATGCTGGGCGTGCCGGGAAACTTTTATGTGGGCATTATGCCAGGTTCGGATACGGGCGCGTTTGAAGCGGCGCTGTGGTCTCTGCTCGGTGCACGGGGTGTCGACGTGCTGGCGTGGGAGAGTTTCGGCAAGGGCTGGGTGACGGACATCGTCAAGCATCTGAAGCTCGACGATGTGCGCGTGCTGGAGGCCGATTACGGCGCGCTGCCCGATCTCGATCTCGTCGATTTTACACGCGACGTGGTGTTCACGTGGAACGGCACGACGTCAGGCGTGCGCGTGCCGGACGGAAACTGGATTCCCGATGACCGCGAGGGGCTGACGCTGGTCGACGCGACGAGCGCCATCTTCGCGCAGCCGCTCGACTGGGCAAAGACGGATGTCGTCACCTATTCCTGGCAGAAGGTGCTCGGCGGAGAGGGGGCGCACGGCGTGCTGATCCTGAGCCCGCGGGCGGTGGCCCGCCTTGAGAGCTACATGCCCGCGTGGCCGCTACCGAAGCTGTTTCGGCTGGTCAAGAAGGGTAACCTCGACGCCGCGATCTTCGAGGGCGAGACCATCAACACGCCGTCGATGCTTTGCGTCGAGGACTACCTCGATGCGCTCGCGTGGGCCGAGAGCGTCGGCGGGCTTTCGGGGCTGATGGCGCGGGCGGATGCCAATGCGGGCGTGCTGTTCGATTGGATCGAGCGGACGCCCTGGGTCGAAAATCTGGCCGTCGACCCGGCGACGCGCTCGAACACTTCGGTGTGCCTTAAGGTTGTCGATCCGGATGTTCTGGCGCTCCCGGCTGACGCGCAAGCCGCCTTCGTCAAGGTGCTCGTGGCGCGCCTCGATGCGGAAGGCGTGGCTTTCGACATCGGATCCTATCGCGATGCGCCGGCAGGCTTGCGCGTCTGGACCGGCGCGACTGTGGAAGCCACTGATCTGGATGCGCTGACCCCGTGGCTCGATTGGGCGTTCGCTGCCGGTAAAGCCGAGCTTGGCTCGCAGCGTTAG
- a CDS encoding anthrone oxygenase family protein translates to MELLLTLLTWASALGSALIAGVFFAFSAFIMTALGNRPAAEGIAAMQEINVVVVRSGFIAVFVATAIASAILAVFALIRWDDPHSGYWLAGALLYVLGTFVLTIACNVPLNDQLAAADAASPQGASVWATYLTDWTWWNTVRTGASLAATAAFIQAIRVAPA, encoded by the coding sequence ATGGAACTGCTACTGACACTGCTGACCTGGGCTTCGGCCCTAGGCTCCGCCCTGATCGCGGGTGTGTTTTTCGCCTTCTCCGCTTTCATCATGACCGCACTCGGCAACCGCCCCGCGGCCGAAGGCATTGCCGCCATGCAGGAAATCAACGTCGTCGTCGTGCGCTCGGGCTTCATCGCCGTGTTTGTCGCCACCGCAATCGCATCGGCCATTCTGGCGGTCTTCGCGTTGATAAGATGGGACGATCCGCATTCCGGCTACTGGCTGGCTGGCGCCCTGCTCTATGTCCTCGGAACATTCGTCCTGACGATTGCCTGCAACGTTCCACTCAATGACCAGCTCGCCGCGGCCGATGCGGCAAGCCCGCAGGGCGCAAGCGTCTGGGCCACGTATCTGACGGATTGGACGTGGTGGAACACCGTGCGCACCGGAGCCTCCCTCGCCGCGACGGCCGCCTTCATACAGGCCATTCGCGTCGCCCCGGCCTGA
- the serA gene encoding phosphoglycerate dehydrogenase: MSETFRVLIADPIHEDGRKLLESTPGFSIDVETGLDAESLIARIPSYAALIVRSKTRVTAPVIAAGAALKVIGRAGIGVDNIDVPAATERGVVVFNTPDANATTTAELTIAHLLSLSRHLPQADRSVRGGAWQPTRYVGSELSGKTLGIIGFGTIGRLVAVRAAGLKMRVLAHDPFVAPEIMAENAAEPRDLDALVAEADYVSLHCPLIDKTRNLIDADSIAHMKKGARLINCARGGLVDEAALAAALESGHLAGAALDVFVQEPPKESPLLKLESVVLTPHLGASTAEAQQAVSVRIAEDVARFLTTGAAETAVNLPRVSSEQLSRMRPYQELAQSLGRLVCALSDGPISELVVRLFGAVAELDPRPITAEALVGLLSSRLAGPVNRVNAAHLAPAQGIEVREARSEQARDYVSLVEVSAVTQGVTTTVAGTLLGGRLPRLVRIDSYDVETVPRGHFLFTQHLDQPGVVAALGGILAREGVNISRMHVGVDGNGGAEHAIALISISAPLSQAVLSEVQALPAISKAVALEL; the protein is encoded by the coding sequence ATGAGCGAGACTTTTCGCGTGCTGATCGCCGATCCGATTCACGAGGACGGCCGCAAACTTCTCGAAAGCACCCCGGGGTTTTCCATCGATGTCGAGACGGGTCTCGATGCCGAGAGCCTTATTGCGCGCATTCCGAGCTATGCCGCGCTGATCGTGCGCTCGAAGACGCGGGTTACGGCACCGGTTATTGCGGCCGGCGCTGCGCTCAAGGTGATCGGGCGGGCCGGTATCGGGGTCGATAATATCGACGTGCCTGCGGCAACGGAACGCGGTGTTGTGGTGTTCAACACGCCCGACGCAAACGCGACCACAACGGCAGAGTTGACGATCGCGCATCTGCTATCGCTGTCGCGTCATCTGCCGCAGGCAGATCGCTCGGTGCGTGGCGGCGCCTGGCAACCCACGCGCTATGTGGGCTCTGAGCTTTCCGGCAAGACGCTGGGCATCATCGGGTTCGGCACCATCGGCCGGCTCGTCGCGGTGCGCGCTGCGGGGCTCAAGATGCGCGTATTGGCGCACGATCCGTTCGTTGCGCCCGAGATCATGGCCGAGAATGCCGCCGAGCCGCGCGATCTCGATGCGCTCGTGGCGGAAGCGGACTACGTCAGCCTGCATTGCCCGCTGATCGATAAGACGCGCAATCTCATTGATGCCGACAGCATCGCGCACATGAAGAAGGGCGCGCGTCTCATCAATTGCGCGAGAGGCGGTCTTGTCGACGAGGCCGCGCTTGCTGCGGCACTCGAGTCAGGCCATCTGGCGGGTGCAGCGCTCGATGTGTTCGTTCAGGAGCCGCCCAAGGAGTCGCCACTCCTCAAGCTTGAGAGTGTGGTGCTGACGCCCCATCTCGGAGCGTCGACCGCCGAGGCGCAGCAGGCGGTAAGCGTGCGCATCGCCGAGGACGTCGCGCGCTTTCTGACGACGGGGGCGGCGGAGACCGCGGTCAATCTGCCGCGTGTTTCGAGCGAGCAGCTCAGCCGGATGCGGCCGTACCAGGAGTTGGCGCAGTCGCTGGGTCGGCTGGTATGCGCGCTCAGCGATGGGCCGATCAGCGAGTTGGTGGTTCGCCTGTTCGGCGCCGTAGCCGAGCTCGATCCGCGCCCGATCACGGCAGAGGCGTTAGTGGGGCTCTTGAGCTCGCGTCTTGCCGGGCCGGTCAACCGGGTTAACGCGGCGCATCTCGCGCCCGCGCAGGGGATCGAGGTGCGCGAAGCGCGTTCGGAGCAGGCGCGTGATTACGTGTCTCTGGTCGAGGTCAGCGCGGTGACGCAAGGTGTAACGACGACGGTGGCCGGCACGCTGCTGGGTGGGCGCCTGCCGCGATTGGTGCGCATCGACAGCTATGACGTCGAGACGGTGCCGAGGGGGCATTTTCTGTTCACGCAGCATCTGGATCAGCCGGGCGTGGTGGCGGCGCTCGGTGGCATCCTGGCGCGCGAGGGCGTCAACATCTCGCGCATGCATGTGGGCGTTGACGGCAACGGCGGCGCTGAGCATGCGATTGCACTGATCAGCATTTCAGCCCCGCTCTCGCAGGCGGTTCTGTCGGAAGTCCAGGCGCTACCGGCGATCTCGAAGGCCGTAGCGCTCGAGCTGTAA
- the uca gene encoding urea carboxylase codes for MFKKVLIANRGAIACRIIRTLDRMGIASVAVYSDADRHSMHVAQARESVAIGPAPAAQSYLNTDAILAAAKATGAEAIHPGYGFLSENPDFAEACAAAGIVFIGPKPDQMRAFGLKHRARELALAAGVPLAPGSGLISSLAEAESEAARIGYPVMLKSTAGGGGIGLQLVSSQSELAPLYESVERLARNNFKDPGLFLEKYVARGRHIEVQIFGDGKGRVVALGERDCSAQRRNQKVIEETPAPGLAEETRAALWETARQLGKSVNYESAGTVEFLYDSDTSEFYFLEVNTRLQVEHGVTEEVTGTDLVEWMVRQAAGEALPLDQDSITPRGASIQVRLYAENPGRDFRPSSGQLTHVAWPKTARIETWVESGAEISPFYDPMLAKIIVTAETREQALAKLRDALTATEIGGFETNLDYLRQLASSEILANGEMLTQTLATFPYHARTIDVLAPGTQTTIQDWPGRTGYWAVGVPPSGPMDHLSFRLANRLVGNGEGAPALEITLSGPTLEFNCDTVICIGGAEMTATIAGRPVPFWQPVAVTAGEVLKLGSVTEAGTRAYLAVRGGFDAPAYLGSRATFTLGKFGGHGGRVLLAGDVLHIANDSALATASASEPLASALRPELTRAWEIGVLYGPHGAPDFFTDDDIATFFSARWEVHYNSNRTGVRLIGPKPQWARADGGEAGLHPSNIHDNAYAIGAVDFTGDMPVILGPDGPSLGGFVCPATIVQAELWKLGQLRPGDEVRFKRLSPSEARALELKQDREIATIAPATASLVEAIELGPDDCIVATRPASGPHPRVVYRRAGDKYLLVEYGPLVLDLELRFRVHVLMTRLEALRLPGIVDLTPGIRSLQIHYDSHILSLAVLLQELTRIEDEMGDIGDIEVPSRIVHMPLSWDDAATQLAIQKYMQSVRADAPWCPSNIEFIRRINGLDSVDDVKRIAFGASYLVLGLGDVYLGAPVATPVDPRHRLVTTKYNPARTWTPENAVGIGGAYLCIYGMEGPGGYQFIGRTAQVWNTYRVTQEFEDDKPWLLRFFDQIRFYPVSADDLLSFRDGFLQGKVGLEIEPTIFKLADYRRFLSENAGEIAAVKARQQAAFEDERSRWQASDQSGAAISDTVSDDAAEEPLAENAVAVASPVPGAVWKVEVNQGARVKKGDLLLVVESMKMEMAVHAPSDGIIAEIRCAEGRAVSLGQTLVVLVDETTEAA; via the coding sequence GTGTTCAAGAAAGTTCTGATCGCCAACCGCGGCGCCATCGCCTGCCGCATCATTCGCACGCTCGACCGCATGGGTATCGCCAGCGTCGCCGTCTATTCGGATGCCGACCGTCACTCCATGCACGTCGCGCAAGCGCGCGAGTCCGTCGCCATCGGCCCGGCACCCGCGGCACAAAGCTATCTCAATACCGATGCGATCCTCGCGGCCGCGAAAGCCACCGGCGCCGAAGCCATTCATCCGGGCTATGGCTTTCTCTCCGAGAACCCAGACTTCGCCGAAGCCTGCGCGGCCGCCGGCATCGTCTTCATCGGCCCGAAGCCGGATCAGATGCGCGCCTTCGGCCTGAAGCACCGCGCCCGCGAGCTGGCCCTCGCGGCCGGCGTTCCGCTCGCGCCAGGCTCCGGCCTTATAAGCAGTCTCGCCGAAGCGGAAAGCGAGGCCGCGCGCATCGGCTACCCGGTAATGTTGAAGAGCACGGCAGGCGGCGGCGGAATCGGACTGCAGCTCGTCTCGTCGCAGTCGGAGCTTGCGCCGCTCTACGAGAGCGTCGAGCGCCTTGCACGCAACAACTTCAAGGATCCGGGCCTCTTTCTCGAGAAGTACGTCGCGCGTGGCCGCCACATCGAGGTGCAGATCTTCGGCGACGGCAAGGGCCGCGTCGTGGCCCTCGGCGAGCGCGACTGCTCGGCCCAGCGCCGCAATCAGAAAGTCATCGAGGAAACGCCCGCTCCGGGCCTTGCTGAAGAGACGCGCGCCGCGCTTTGGGAGACGGCGCGCCAGCTCGGCAAGTCCGTCAACTACGAAAGCGCCGGCACCGTCGAGTTCCTGTACGACAGCGACACGAGCGAGTTCTACTTCCTCGAGGTCAACACGCGCCTTCAGGTCGAGCACGGCGTGACCGAGGAGGTCACCGGCACGGACCTCGTCGAATGGATGGTCCGCCAGGCGGCCGGCGAAGCACTCCCGCTCGATCAAGACAGCATCACGCCCAGGGGCGCCTCGATCCAGGTTCGCCTTTACGCCGAGAACCCCGGCCGCGACTTCCGCCCGAGCTCCGGGCAGCTCACGCACGTCGCCTGGCCGAAGACAGCGCGTATCGAGACCTGGGTCGAAAGTGGAGCCGAGATTTCACCATTCTACGATCCCATGCTGGCCAAGATCATCGTCACGGCGGAGACGCGCGAGCAAGCGCTCGCAAAGCTGCGCGACGCCCTCACTGCCACCGAGATCGGCGGTTTCGAGACCAACCTCGATTATCTGCGCCAACTGGCATCGTCCGAGATACTCGCCAATGGCGAGATGCTGACGCAAACGCTCGCGACGTTCCCTTATCACGCGCGCACCATCGACGTTTTGGCGCCAGGCACCCAGACCACGATCCAGGATTGGCCGGGCCGCACCGGATACTGGGCCGTCGGCGTGCCTCCGTCAGGGCCGATGGATCACCTGTCGTTCCGCCTCGCCAATCGCCTTGTCGGCAACGGGGAAGGCGCACCCGCACTCGAGATAACGCTCTCCGGGCCAACGCTCGAGTTCAACTGTGACACCGTCATCTGTATCGGAGGCGCAGAGATGACGGCCACCATCGCGGGTCGTCCAGTGCCGTTCTGGCAACCGGTCGCAGTCACGGCAGGCGAGGTCCTGAAGCTCGGCAGCGTGACCGAAGCAGGAACCCGTGCCTATCTCGCCGTGCGCGGCGGCTTCGACGCCCCGGCGTACCTCGGCAGTCGCGCAACATTCACGCTCGGCAAATTCGGTGGCCACGGCGGCCGCGTCCTCTTGGCGGGCGACGTGCTGCATATCGCGAACGATAGCGCGCTCGCGACAGCCAGTGCCTCCGAGCCGCTCGCCTCGGCGCTCCGCCCGGAGCTGACCCGCGCTTGGGAGATCGGTGTCCTCTACGGTCCCCATGGCGCGCCAGACTTCTTCACCGACGACGACATCGCGACCTTCTTCTCCGCGCGATGGGAGGTTCACTACAATTCCAACCGCACCGGCGTGCGCCTGATCGGCCCGAAACCGCAATGGGCGCGCGCCGACGGCGGCGAGGCCGGCCTGCACCCCAGCAACATTCACGACAACGCCTATGCCATCGGCGCCGTGGACTTCACTGGCGACATGCCGGTCATCCTGGGCCCGGACGGTCCATCACTCGGCGGATTCGTCTGCCCGGCAACCATCGTCCAGGCCGAGCTGTGGAAGCTCGGCCAGCTCCGGCCGGGCGACGAGGTGCGCTTCAAGCGGCTCTCTCCATCCGAGGCCCGCGCTCTCGAGCTGAAGCAGGATCGCGAGATCGCAACGATCGCGCCCGCAACCGCGTCGCTCGTTGAGGCCATCGAGCTCGGACCCGACGATTGCATCGTCGCCACGCGACCGGCATCCGGACCTCATCCCCGCGTGGTCTATCGACGTGCTGGCGACAAATATCTGCTTGTCGAATATGGGCCGCTCGTTCTCGATCTTGAGCTGCGCTTTCGTGTCCACGTGCTGATGACGCGGCTCGAGGCTCTGCGGCTTCCCGGCATCGTCGATCTGACACCCGGCATCCGCTCACTCCAGATCCACTACGACAGCCACATTCTCTCGCTCGCCGTCCTCCTCCAAGAGCTCACCCGCATCGAGGACGAAATGGGCGACATCGGCGACATCGAGGTTCCAAGCCGCATCGTGCACATGCCGCTCTCATGGGACGACGCGGCAACGCAGCTCGCCATCCAGAAGTACATGCAGTCGGTACGCGCGGATGCACCCTGGTGCCCCTCGAACATCGAGTTCATCCGCCGCATCAACGGTCTCGACAGCGTCGATGATGTCAAACGTATCGCCTTTGGCGCGAGCTATTTGGTGCTGGGCCTCGGCGACGTTTACCTCGGCGCGCCCGTCGCGACACCCGTGGACCCGCGCCATCGCCTGGTGACCACCAAGTACAATCCCGCGCGCACCTGGACGCCCGAGAACGCCGTCGGCATCGGTGGTGCCTATCTCTGCATCTACGGCATGGAAGGTCCAGGCGGCTATCAGTTCATCGGCCGCACGGCACAGGTCTGGAACACCTACCGCGTCACGCAGGAATTCGAGGACGACAAGCCCTGGCTCCTGCGCTTCTTTGACCAGATCCGCTTTTACCCGGTCTCGGCCGACGATCTGCTCTCATTTCGAGATGGGTTCCTGCAAGGCAAGGTCGGCCTCGAAATCGAACCGACGATTTTTAAGCTCGCCGATTATCGCCGCTTCCTTTCCGAGAACGCCGGAGAGATCGCGGCCGTAAAGGCGCGCCAGCAGGCTGCCTTCGAGGACGAGAGATCACGCTGGCAGGCGAGCGATCAATCCGGCGCAGCCATCAGTGACACCGTTTCGGACGATGCGGCAGAGGAACCCCTTGCCGAGAACGCCGTCGCGGTCGCAAGCCCCGTTCCAGGCGCAGTGTGGAAGGTGGAGGTGAATCAGGGAGCGCGCGTCAAGAAAGGCGACTTGCTGCTCGTCGTCGAGTCGATGAAGATGGAGATGGCCGTGCACGCACCGTCTGACGGCATCATCGCCGAGATCCGCTGCGCCGAGGGCCGCGCCGTCTCGCTCGGGCAAACCCTCGTTGTGCTGGTCGACGAGACGACGGAGGCTGCCTAG
- a CDS encoding PepSY domain-containing protein has product MKTAFATRRTLLLAAAGLVLAAAPLRADDDDQEIARRALMEGRIQSLSKITEMVKPHLPGKILGVELEVEDDGRIVYEFDVIDSSGRLWEVEVDAATGKILKIEDDD; this is encoded by the coding sequence ATGAAGACTGCATTTGCGACAAGACGTACTCTGCTGCTCGCGGCAGCCGGCCTCGTGCTGGCGGCAGCCCCCCTGCGCGCCGATGACGACGACCAGGAGATCGCGCGGCGGGCCCTGATGGAAGGTCGCATCCAATCGCTTTCGAAGATCACAGAAATGGTCAAGCCGCACCTGCCGGGCAAGATCCTGGGCGTTGAGCTGGAGGTCGAGGACGACGGACGCATCGTTTACGAATTCGACGTCATCGACTCGTCCGGCCGCCTGTGGGAGGTGGAGGTGGACGCCGCCACCGGCAAAATTCTGAAGATCGAGGACGACGACTGA